The window GTGCCGCGCTGCTGGTCGTGTCGTGCGGAAGCGGCGACGAGACAAGCGTTCCGGCGGCGGGCGACGTCGTCCTCGTCGACCTGGCGGAGCCCGGCGAGGTGGCGGCCTGGACGACGGTGAACGACCCCGTCATGGGCGGCACGTCTACCTCGAAGGTGAGGTTCGGCGATGGCGGGCTCGTGTTCTCCGGAGACATCTCTTTGGAGAACAACGGCGGGTTCGCCTCGGCACGCGGTCCGCAGGATCCCGATATCGGGCGGCGGGCGGCAGGTGCCACGGCGCTGCGCGTGCACGCTCGGGGGGACGGTAAGACCTATCTGTTGAAGGTGGGGATCGCCGATCAGCCGTGGTCCTACATCCAGCGCTTCGGCACCGAGGCCGACGTTGACCGCACGTACGATCTGCCCGTTGAGAGCTTCGAGCCGGTCGGCATGCGCCTCGACCCCGAACCCGACGCACCGAAGACGTTGGATCCAGCGGGGATCGACCAGCTATCGGTCTACATTCTGGACAAACAGCAGGGGCCGTTCACGATCACCGTCAGGGCTGTCGACGCCACTACGCAGTCCTAGAACTGTCCGCAGTTCGATGCCGTCGGTACTCCGTTGAACCGGTCGGCAATCCATCGCATGGCCGGTTCTCCGTCGACGACCATGGGCAGGGCGTGGTTGATGACGACCTTGTTGAAAATGGGCGGGGCTTCGTTGGTGCGGAACTCGATATCGCTGCCTCTGCCACACCAGTCACGTCCGAGCTGAACAGCCGGTCCGTACGGCACCAGCGGATCGTAGCGGTTGCTGTTGATCAGAACGGGCGCGTTGGGTTTGAGGGTTCCGAGCTTCTGCAGATCGAGTAGTCCCCGAAACTGCGGGTCCGCCAACAGGTCTGGCAAGGGTTGGTTGAAGTACGGCTGCAGGTGCCGAAACATGAACTTGGTGACGGATTCCCCGACACACTGGTCCCTGGTCTTGTCGACGAAGTCGTGACCACGCGGGGTCAGCAGCGCCCGGATCTTGGGTTCCGCCTCGGGGTAAGCCTGGAAGACGCTGTTGAGCGCGTAGCCGATCACCCCGACCAGGGCACTGCCGTCGGCGAAGGGCATCAGTTCGGCCAGGTCTGCCGGCGGCGCGCCGGCGTAGGTGCCCACGACGTCGAGTTCCGGCGCGTACACCGGGGCCAGTTCCGCGGCGGAAGCTGCAGCGCCACCACCTTGGGAGTATCCCCAGAAAGCCACGGGGCCATCGGGTTTCAGTGATGTGTTGGGTAGCTTGCGGGCAGCGCGGGCCGCGTCGAGCATGGCATGGCCCTGAGAGAGGCGATTGACATAGGTGTGGGTC is drawn from Mycolicibacterium gilvum and contains these coding sequences:
- a CDS encoding CIA30 family protein; this translates as MATSWRLGAVSACAALLVVSCGSGDETSVPAAGDVVLVDLAEPGEVAAWTTVNDPVMGGTSTSKVRFGDGGLVFSGDISLENNGGFASARGPQDPDIGRRAAGATALRVHARGDGKTYLLKVGIADQPWSYIQRFGTEADVDRTYDLPVESFEPVGMRLDPEPDAPKTLDPAGIDQLSVYILDKQQGPFTITVRAVDATTQS
- a CDS encoding lipase family protein; this encodes MWMGAGRVVVAIVMAAGMVVTLGSGRARADDWYPFYNEDEYTAFYTPPNPLPDIAPGELVRTEPSRLVLEPSGQLGVIEATGTRVMYRSTDAHGRPNVVTGTYFEPFAPWLGQGPRPLIVYGPGTQGQGDQCAPSRQFNQGIHWSPYLDIMVNYEMGFVETLVRRGFAILMTDYEGLGTIGVTHTYVNRLSQGHAMLDAARAARKLPNTSLKPDGPVAFWGYSQGGGAAASAAELAPVYAPELDVVGTYAGAPPADLAELMPFADGSALVGVIGYALNSVFQAYPEAEPKIRALLTPRGHDFVDKTRDQCVGESVTKFMFRHLQPYFNQPLPDLLADPQFRGLLDLQKLGTLKPNAPVLINSNRYDPLVPYGPAVQLGRDWCGRGSDIEFRTNEAPPIFNKVVINHALPMVVDGEPAMRWIADRFNGVPTASNCGQF